The genomic region AAATGGGGGCCCGTGGTGTAGCCTGGTCTAACACGCATGCCTGTCACGCATGAGATCGAGGGTTCAAATCCCTTCGGGCCCGTTTTTTTTGTTTGAGGTGCCGCGGTAGCTCAGTTGGTAGAGCAGTAGCCTGAAAAGCTATGTGTCGGCGGTTCAATTCCGCCCTGCGGCATTTTTGGCCCGTGTAGCTCAGCGGTAGAGCAGCGGTTTTGTAAACCGCAGGTCGTCAGTTCAAACCTGACCGCGGGCTAAAAGCTAAGGAGGATAGGCCATGCAAAAAAGGATCCTTCTGGTAGATGATGAAAGCGACATTAAGCAGATCCTGAAAGCCATCCTCGAGAACGAGGGATATCAGATACTTGAAGCCGCCGACGGCAGGGAAGGTTTTGAAAAAGCGCTTGCCGAAAAGCCGGACCTTATTATCCTTGACATAATGATGCCTAATCTGGACGGGTTCGGGACCGCGGAAAAATTGAAGACCAACAAAGACACCTTTGGCATACCTATCATAATGCTTACAGCAAAGGATGAGCCGATCGACAAGGAAAAAGCTATCGCTCTGGGAGTGAATTCCTTTATAGTCAAACTGTTCGATCTGGAAGAGCTGAGACAGACGGTCAAAGAAACGATCGGATAGGTGCTTTTAGCCCAACAGATAGGCTTGTCCCGAGCGAGGAGCGCAGCGACGAGTCGAGCGAACCTTCGACAGGCTCAGGTCAGGCCCGTGTAGCTCAGCTGGTAGAGCAGCGGTATCGTAAACCGCAGGTCGTCAGTTCGATCCTGACCGCGGGCTTACATGTAATCTTGGATGCCAGGATGCTTCCCCAACAATCCCTCAATTTTGGCCGATGTTCCCTGAAATTACAGATTTTTCTTAACGATAAATCCAACAGATAAGCCTTTCAAATGGGAGTAGCGCCAATATGTCTTTAGCAGAAAAAACGGTTCTTGTCTTGAATGCAGGAAGTTCCTCGCTCAAATACCAGTTGCTCAGAGGCGGAACATCAGTAGCGGCAGGGAATGTGACCGAGATAGGAAGGGACGCCGTGTATAAGATGTCCCTGCCGGTAAAGAGAGAGTGGGATTGTAAGGCGCCGGACCATAGTGAGGCGCTTTCCCATATAGTAAAAGAATTAAGCGTCCATGATATAAGTGTTGCCACTCTTACCGGGGTTGGCCATAGAGTGGTTCACGGGGGGAGTTCTTTTACCTGTTCAGCTCTGATAGATGATGCGGTTGAAAGCGCGATAGAAAAACTTATCCCCCTTGCCCCTCTGCATAATTCCGCCAACCTTAACGGGATCAGGGCGGCTAGGCAGCTGTTCCCCGGAGTTCCGCAGGTAGCTGTGTTTGACACAGCGTTCCATCAGACCATGCCAGAGGAGGCCTACACTTACGGTCTTCCTCTGGAATTCAGGGACGCTCTTGGCGCAAGACGGTACGGCTTCCACGGCACTTCCCACCTTTATGTGTCAAGAGTGGCTGCGGTCATGATGGGGGCAGATCTTAAGGATGTTAACCTGGTCACGCTGCATCTTGGCAACGGCTCAAGCCTTTGCGCTGTCAGGGGAGGCCTGTCCATAGATACCACCATGGGCCTTACTCCGAATGAAGGCCCGCTAATGGGAACAA from Candidatus Margulisiibacteriota bacterium harbors:
- a CDS encoding acetate/propionate family kinase, whose translation is MSLAEKTVLVLNAGSSSLKYQLLRGGTSVAAGNVTEIGRDAVYKMSLPVKREWDCKAPDHSEALSHIVKELSVHDISVATLTGVGHRVVHGGSSFTCSALIDDAVESAIEKLIPLAPLHNSANLNGIRAARQLFPGVPQVAVFDTAFHQTMPEEAYTYGLPLEFRDALGARRYGFHGTSHLYVSRVAAVMMGADLKDVNLVTLHLGNGSSLCAVRGGLSIDTTMGLTPNEGPLMGTRSGSLDSGVFKYLLDSIPDLTPDGLDEMLNKKSGLLGLSGYSSDRVAIDELAEKEEPDIRCGLARRVETHMVRKY
- a CDS encoding response regulator, translated to MQKRILLVDDESDIKQILKAILENEGYQILEAADGREGFEKALAEKPDLIILDIMMPNLDGFGTAEKLKTNKDTFGIPIIMLTAKDEPIDKEKAIALGVNSFIVKLFDLEELRQTVKETIG